TGAAGATGAACGGCTTGAACCCCTTGAACATGCCGGTGCTTATCACGTACGGGCACACGCAGGTAAGCTTGACGCCGGTGTGTCCGAATTTCTTGAGCTCCAGCCGCAGCGAATCGGTGAAACCCACTTCCGCGAACTTGCTGGCGCAGTAATCGGACAGGTTGGGCATCCCCAGGAAACCGGCCGACGAGGCGATGTTGACGATATGGCCGTCGTTGCGCACGACCATGGCGGGAAGAAACGCCTGGGTGAGGATTATGGTGCCCATGAAATTGATGTCCATCGTGCGCTTCACGTCCTCGTATGAAAGATCGAGGAAGGGCTTGCCCGCCACGACGCCCGCGTTATTCACGAGTATGTCGATCCTGTCGAACTCCTTCCGTATCTCCTTCGCGACGCCGTCTACCATCTTCTTGCTGGACACGTCGCATACGTAGCTGCGCGCCTTCACCTTGAGCGCGGTGCATTCCCGTTCCGTCTCTTCGAGCCGGCGTCTATCGATGTCGATGAGGGCGATGTTCGCCTTTTCACGCGCGAAATTAAGCGCCATGAGCCTGCCGATGCCCGCGGCCGCGCCCGTGATCACGACGTTCTTACCGGTGAGTGTTTTCATTCAAGCCATCCATGTTTGTGCGTAGTTCGGGAAGTCAGCGCGGGTGATTATCCGGAGAGAATCGAGTTCCGGTCAAGCCTAAATAGATATGCCGGCATGATTAAATGACCGGCAAGCGAATCGGAACGAAAATATCCCAAATGATTTGGGCGGGGGCCGATATTCTCACGCACCGGAAACAAAAATATTTCCGGTGCGCGCATGGACCGCTCTACTTGGCAAGCCCCAGGTTCTTGTCGATCTTGAGCTTATTGACCGCGAGTATCTCGGCCGTCTCGACGCGCAGGAGCTTGATGAAGAGCTCGTAGGTGTCGGTCCTGGCGTAGAGCTTCCCGGATATTATGAGCTTGGCGCCCAGCATCTTGCCGATCTTCGCCGCGCCCTCGTCGTCGATAAGCCCCGTCTGCTGCAGCTCGAGCTCTTTCAGGATTTTCTGCATGTCCTTGCGCTCGACCACCTTGAACAGCTTGTTGCCCTGGAGCGAATGCCCCATCTGTTCGGTGAAATACTCCGCGTTGACGGCGAGCGCATCGCTCACCGCGGCGAAGGGCGCGATGCTCGTGGGCGTTCCCTGTTCCAGGTTGAGCGAGGAGTAATCGACGAGTTGGAGAATCGACATGTCGAAAAGCTTCCTGAGCGTCTCCTCGTTTTTTTCGTCTTCGAGCTTCTTCGCCTGGAAGAATTCCTCTCCCATGTCGATAGGCTGGTCGGAAACGTATGAAAGCTCTTC
Above is a window of Spirochaetota bacterium DNA encoding:
- a CDS encoding SDR family NAD(P)-dependent oxidoreductase, with product MKTLTGKNVVITGAAAGIGRLMALNFAREKANIALIDIDRRRLEETERECTALKVKARSYVCDVSSKKMVDGVAKEIRKEFDRIDILVNNAGVVAGKPFLDLSYEDVKRTMDINFMGTIILTQAFLPAMVVRNDGHIVNIASSAGFLGMPNLSDYCASKFAEVGFTDSLRLELKKFGHTGVKLTCVCPYVISTGMFKGFKPFIFNPVLTPEYVAARVLQGVKKDKAYVVMPFMVRLIKYVKLFPVGIQDWIVANMGANRAMDTFKGK